From Pseudochaenichthys georgianus chromosome 11, fPseGeo1.2, whole genome shotgun sequence, a single genomic window includes:
- the LOC117455370 gene encoding protein C1orf43 homolog: MAESLSGVNVVLVMAYGSLVFVLLFIFVKRQIMRFAMRSRRGPHAPIGHNAPKGLREQIDSRLSKVQEIRFEPRLLEEEDDRLKQGSQISCFNYLYRMKALDAIRDSGIPLQEISRCPSAFTGRNFRSWLMELRNSHSLIKSSRSALIDRLLEGYDSARHGTGVFGEAEFLEYQQALNELADVVKAYSSSTSLDQHHQSAAKDLTGSPVRSTPSTIQVTYLPSTGQRSKRPKHFLELKSFKDNYNTLESTL, encoded by the exons ATGGCAGAGTCGTTATCAGGGGTTAATGTTGTGCTGGTTATGGCATATGGAAGCCTG gtgtttgtgctGCTGTTTATCTTTGTCAAAAGGCAAATCATGCGTTTCGCAATGAGATCCCGCCGAGGACCACATGCACCTATTGGCCACAATGCACCAAAG GGTTTGAGGGAGCAGATTGACTCCAGGCTGTCCAAGGTCCAGGAGATCCGCTTCGAACCTCGTCTcttagaagaagaagacgataGGCTGAAGCAAGGATCACAGATCA GTTGCTTCAACTACCTGTACAGAATGAAAGCTCTGGATGCAATCCGTGACTCAG GAATTCCTCTGCAGGAGATAAGCCGCTGTCCCAGTGCGTTTACTGGACGCAACTTCAGAAGCTGGCTGATGGAGCTGCGTAACTCCCACTCTCTGATAAAGAGCAGCCGCAGCGCCCTCATTGACCGTTTACTTGAAGGCTACGACAGCGCTCGCCACGGGACTGGG GTATTTGGGGAAGCTGAGTTTCTCGAATACCAGCAAGCTCTCAACGAACTGGCTGATGT GGTGAAAGCCTattccagcagcaccagtctggaccagCATCACCAGTCTGCAGCCAAGGACCTGACGGGCTCTCCGGTCCGGAGCACCCCCTCCACCATCCAGGTCACCTACCTGCCCTCCACTGGCCAGCGCAGCAAGAGGCCCAAACACTTTCTGGAGCTCAAAAGTTTCAAGGACAACTACAACACCCTGGAGAGCACCCTGTGA
- the tuft1b gene encoding tuftelin 1b yields the protein MSGVTRTEDNGDTKDNIRCRRLRLTLQDQDQSTGNPERHSNKENVVAEGPPQKAEEKEETLSTPTEEKVEVITVYLEARPEAAESVKMLTDEVSQIQEVRYCLKTLREQMAARQHTNNDKYPANGFRVHVPSSQPAVTNGNTVLPTSEAQVGDNQEESVRLREATRRLYSQLKEMEKRHQEEKERMQAEAEECGVRVAEQSTRLQKVEEQSEERGQQVEELQRLLGNMEIESGVLRDKMAAGEAELLQLRADGEESEESEERCEQLETEVAGLKEKIHHLDDMLKSQQRKVRHMIEQLQNSRTVIQERDRFIGDLEEKVDFLEAENRQMHDHMEYFLAGQEPLTPTVNKPEVVYSKTLTPTSLTNKTLPFIKVIEIMS from the exons ATCCGATGCAGGAGGCTTAGACTCACTTTACAAGATCAGGATCAGTCAACCGGCAACCCGGAGCGTCACAGCAACAAG GAGAACGTCGTCGCAGAAGGGCCTCCACAGAAAGCAGAGGAGAAGGAAGAAACACTCAGCACTCCAACAGAAGAGAAAGTTGAAGTCATTACG GTTTACCTGGAAGCCCGTCCAGAGGCAGCAGAGAGCGTCAAGATGCTGACGGACGAAGTGTCGCAGATTCAAGAG GTGAGGTACTGTCTGAAGACTCTGAGAGAGCAGATGGCAGCCAGACAACACACAAACAACGACAAG TATCCAGCCAATGGCTTCAGAGTCCATGTGCCCAGCAGCCAGCCAGCTGTCACCAATGGCAACACTGTTCTCCCTACATCGGAAGCTCAG GTCGGGGATAATCAGGAGGAGAGTGTGCGGCTCAGGGAGGCGACCCGGCGTCTGTACTCGCAGCTGAAGGAGATGGAGAAGAGGCAtcaggaggagaaggagagaaTGCAG GCAGAGGCAGAGGAGTGTGGCGTCCGTGTGGCGGAGCAGTCTACGCGTCTGCAGAAGGTGGAGGAGCAGTCGGAGGAGAGGGGTCAACAggtggaggagctgcagaggCTGCTGGGAAACATGGAGATCGAGAGCGGTGTCCTCAGAGACAAGATGGCTGCAGGGGAGGCAGAGCTGCTGCAGCTTAGAGCAGACGGGGAGGAAAGTGAAGAGAGTGAGGAGAG GTGTGAACAACTGGAGACGGAGGTGGCCGGCCTGAAGGAGAAGATTCATCACCTTGACGACATGTTAAAGAGCCAGCAGAGGAAAGTTCGCCACATGATCGAACAG CTGCAAAACTCCCGGACGGTGATCCAAGAGAGAGATCGCTTCATCGGGGATCTGGAGGAGAAGGTGGATTTCCTGGAAGCTGAG AACAGACAAATGCATGACCACATGGAGTACTTCCTGGCAGGCCAGGAGCCTCTGACGCCCACTGTAAACAAACCAGAGGTTGTTTACAG TAAAACACTTACACCGACGTCACTGACCAACAAGACCCTCCCGTTCATCAAAGTCATCGAGATCATGTCCTGA